The following coding sequences lie in one Moritella viscosa genomic window:
- the yedZ gene encoding sulfoxide reductase heme-binding subunit yedZ encodes MPVLTYKRMPYLKAYIHILAIMPLVYLGLAINADTLGGDPVQAVIHFLGKGALNLLLATLAISPLAKRYKEGLLISTRRLVGLYCFFYATLHLAAFVWLDLGWDLGLFLQELIKRSYIWLGMIAFIILLLLALTSPMWVRRKMRLSWKKLHSLIYLVALLTPLHYYLSVKSGWVEPTIYALFLLISLMVRVK; translated from the coding sequence ATGCCAGTGCTGACCTACAAACGTATGCCGTATCTAAAGGCTTATATTCATATATTGGCCATTATGCCATTAGTATATCTCGGGTTAGCAATTAATGCTGATACATTGGGTGGTGATCCAGTGCAAGCTGTGATCCATTTTTTGGGTAAAGGCGCATTAAACTTATTACTCGCCACTTTGGCTATTTCACCTTTGGCAAAACGTTACAAAGAAGGGCTATTAATTTCAACCCGTCGTCTTGTCGGTTTATATTGTTTTTTCTACGCAACGCTGCATTTAGCTGCTTTTGTCTGGCTTGATTTGGGGTGGGATCTCGGTTTATTTCTTCAAGAGCTGATAAAAAGATCCTATATTTGGCTTGGCATGATTGCCTTTATTATTTTACTATTATTAGCATTAACCTCTCCAATGTGGGTGCGACGTAAAATGAGACTGAGTTGGAAAAAATTGCACAGTTTAATTTATTTAGTTGCCCTGCTAACTCCCCTTCATTATTATTTATCGGTTAAATCTGGATGGGTAGAACCTACCATATATGCTTTGTTCTTGTTGATTTCGTTAATGGTTAGAGTGAAATAG
- the napE gene encoding putative periplasmic nitrate reductase protein NapE: protein MKQQASNVEVKNVEKKGEWKLFVFLTVFLFPILATVSVFGYGFVIWMSHILFGLPSH, encoded by the coding sequence ATGAAACAACAAGCAAGCAATGTAGAGGTCAAGAACGTCGAGAAGAAGGGCGAATGGAAGTTATTTGTCTTTTTAACTGTGTTCTTATTTCCAATCCTCGCTACCGTTAGTGTATTTGGTTATGGTTTTGTCATTTGGATGAGTCATATCCTTTTTGGCCTACCTTCGCATTAA
- a CDS encoding cytochrome c-type protein translates to MKKLFSIIARSWRVFNKPSKHISLGVVTCGAFIAGVIFWGGFNTALEATNQEAFCISCHSMKENNYQEIQSTVHWSNRSGVRATCPDCHVPHRWQNKIAAKARASKDVFGWLLGTVDTKEKFESKRLHLAQNEWARFKANGSLECKNCHDYKSMDFTKMSERAQVQMRKAAERDQSCLDCHKGIAHNLPEMDTSAISELGKMAKDLEGSSFEIGKEYYSLVQTPLYKDDKEPEYLGVLTPATKFKVIAESGNRLQVELVTWHKTKGYGRVLYFDFAKNIVQATLSKEASQDESLFVRGDKKGDDLTGLPWEQVTFTLWVDKKGYEESLQNIWDYAKDAYQTTCSVCHTQPAEAHFDANTWVGMFAGMQGFVNLDGDTHDVILKYLQNHSSDYSKDAH, encoded by the coding sequence ATGAAAAAATTATTCTCTATAATCGCTCGCTCTTGGCGTGTGTTTAATAAACCAAGTAAACATATCTCTTTAGGTGTTGTGACTTGTGGCGCTTTTATTGCCGGTGTTATTTTCTGGGGGGGATTCAATACCGCGCTAGAAGCGACCAATCAAGAAGCATTTTGTATTTCTTGTCATAGTATGAAAGAAAATAACTATCAAGAAATTCAAAGTACGGTTCACTGGTCAAACCGTAGTGGTGTTCGTGCTACTTGCCCTGATTGCCACGTTCCCCATCGCTGGCAAAACAAAATCGCCGCCAAAGCGCGTGCGAGTAAAGACGTATTTGGTTGGTTATTAGGTACGGTGGATACTAAAGAAAAATTCGAATCTAAGCGTTTACACTTAGCACAGAACGAATGGGCTCGATTTAAAGCCAACGGTTCTTTAGAATGTAAAAACTGTCATGACTATAAGAGCATGGATTTCACCAAAATGTCTGAACGTGCGCAAGTACAAATGCGTAAAGCGGCTGAGCGTGATCAATCTTGTCTAGATTGTCATAAAGGTATTGCTCACAACCTACCTGAAATGGATACCTCTGCAATCAGTGAACTGGGTAAAATGGCGAAAGACCTAGAAGGTAGCTCATTTGAAATTGGTAAAGAGTACTATTCTCTGGTGCAAACCCCACTTTATAAAGATGATAAAGAACCTGAGTATCTGGGTGTATTAACACCAGCGACTAAGTTTAAAGTTATCGCTGAATCTGGCAACCGCCTGCAAGTTGAATTAGTGACTTGGCATAAAACTAAAGGTTACGGTCGCGTTCTGTACTTTGATTTTGCTAAAAATATTGTGCAAGCAACATTATCAAAAGAAGCATCACAAGATGAATCGCTATTCGTTCGTGGTGATAAGAAGGGAGATGATTTAACGGGTCTGCCTTGGGAACAAGTAACGTTCACATTATGGGTTGATAAAAAAGGTTATGAAGAAAGCCTACAAAACATTTGGGATTACGCGAAAGACGCTTACCAAACCACATGTAGTGTTTGTCATACCCAGCCAGCAGAAGCTCATTTCGATGCAAATACTTGGGTTGGTATGTTTGCTGGCATGCAAGGTTTTGTGAACTTAGATGGTGATACACACGATGTTATCTTGAAGTATCTACAAAACCACTCATCAGATTACAGCAAAGATGCTCACTAA
- the torA gene encoding trimethylamine-N-oxide reductase precursor, with the protein MLTNSKRSMTMFNKDKKSKNENVSVSRRSFLKGVMVTSAVAVIGPSLLVPKTASAATIAERAEWKLTGSHWGAFRAKIHGGKVTEVKAFELDKYPTDMLQGIEGIIYSPSRVRYPMVRLDWYLNREKSDTTQRGDNRFIRVTWDQALDMFYEELERVQNTYGPSGLHTGANGWRATGQLHSCGSHMARAIAMHGASVKDVGDYSTGAGQTILPYVLGSTEVYAPGTSWPLILDNSKTIILWATDPVKNLQVGWNCETHDSFEYLEALKDKVAEKKIRVISVDPVKNKTQNFLGNEHRYINPHTDVPFMLAVAHTMVKEDLHDKKFLDTYALGFEEFLKYVQGETEDKVEKTPEWASEICGVSPDDIRDFARLITNGRTQFLFGWSIQRQEHGEQPYWMGAVLAAMIGQIGLPGGGISYGHHYSSIGVPTSGAVGAGSFPRNPDSGQKPRHESKDFKGASSTIPVARFVDALKNPGKVIDANGSKITFPDIKMMVFTGCNPWHRHQDRNNMKAAFQKLETVIAIDYNWTATCRFSDIVLPACTQYERNDLDIYGSYRAKGLLGMKKLVDPLFQSKTDFEIFTELTKRWGKSKEYTQGKSEVQWLEKLYNKSKDANVGKWDMPDFHEFWKEGYFHFGDGENWTRHADFREDPEVNALGTPSGFIEIYSRKIARFGYEHCKGHPMWFEKTERSHGGPKSAKFPVWMQSCHPNKRLHSQMCESEKFRATYTVQGREPVYMNSADAKIRGIKDGDIVRVFNDRGQLLAGAVVDDNYPVNVIRIEEGAWYGPEDESIGSLCTYGDPNNLTLDIGSSELAQATSANTCQVEFEKFKGKAPAVNSFGGPIEVV; encoded by the coding sequence ATGCTCACTAATTCAAAGAGAAGTATGACTATGTTTAATAAAGACAAAAAGTCTAAAAATGAAAATGTATCTGTCAGCCGTCGCTCTTTTCTAAAAGGTGTGATGGTGACATCAGCAGTTGCTGTGATTGGTCCTAGTTTATTAGTACCAAAAACAGCAAGCGCAGCGACTATCGCAGAGCGTGCTGAATGGAAGTTAACTGGTTCGCACTGGGGTGCATTCCGCGCTAAGATCCACGGCGGCAAGGTTACAGAAGTTAAAGCCTTTGAATTAGATAAATATCCAACGGACATGCTGCAAGGCATCGAAGGGATTATCTATAGTCCATCTCGTGTTCGTTACCCTATGGTTCGTTTAGATTGGTATCTGAACCGTGAGAAGAGTGATACAACACAACGTGGTGATAATCGCTTCATCCGTGTTACTTGGGATCAAGCGTTAGACATGTTCTACGAAGAATTAGAACGTGTTCAGAATACGTATGGTCCATCAGGTCTACATACCGGTGCTAACGGTTGGCGTGCAACAGGTCAACTACATAGCTGTGGTAGCCACATGGCGCGTGCAATCGCAATGCACGGTGCGTCAGTGAAAGATGTTGGCGATTACTCAACGGGTGCTGGTCAAACAATTCTGCCTTACGTACTTGGTTCGACAGAAGTATATGCACCGGGTACATCATGGCCGTTAATTCTAGATAATAGTAAAACGATTATCTTATGGGCAACGGATCCAGTGAAAAACCTACAAGTAGGTTGGAACTGTGAAACCCATGATAGCTTTGAATATCTGGAAGCGCTAAAAGATAAAGTTGCTGAAAAGAAAATTCGCGTGATCAGTGTTGATCCGGTTAAGAACAAAACGCAAAACTTCTTAGGTAATGAACACAGATACATCAATCCACATACCGATGTACCGTTCATGCTTGCTGTAGCACATACTATGGTGAAAGAAGATCTGCATGATAAGAAATTCTTAGATACTTATGCACTTGGTTTTGAAGAATTCTTGAAATATGTGCAGGGTGAAACAGAAGATAAAGTTGAAAAAACACCTGAATGGGCGAGCGAAATCTGTGGCGTATCACCTGATGACATTCGTGACTTCGCTCGTTTAATTACTAACGGTCGTACTCAATTCTTATTTGGCTGGTCAATTCAACGTCAGGAACACGGTGAACAACCATATTGGATGGGCGCGGTATTGGCTGCCATGATTGGTCAAATAGGCCTACCTGGCGGTGGTATCAGCTATGGTCATCACTATAGCTCTATTGGTGTACCTACTTCTGGTGCAGTTGGTGCAGGTTCATTCCCACGTAACCCAGATTCAGGTCAAAAACCACGTCATGAAAGCAAAGATTTCAAAGGCGCGAGTTCTACGATCCCTGTAGCACGCTTTGTTGATGCGCTGAAAAATCCAGGTAAAGTGATTGATGCCAATGGCTCAAAAATCACCTTCCCTGATATCAAAATGATGGTATTCACGGGTTGTAACCCTTGGCATCGTCATCAAGATCGTAACAACATGAAAGCGGCATTCCAGAAACTGGAAACTGTGATCGCGATTGATTATAACTGGACCGCAACGTGTCGTTTTTCTGATATCGTGTTACCAGCTTGTACGCAGTATGAACGTAACGATTTAGATATCTATGGTTCATACCGCGCGAAAGGTTTACTAGGGATGAAGAAGCTAGTTGACCCGCTGTTCCAATCTAAAACTGACTTTGAGATCTTTACTGAACTAACGAAACGTTGGGGTAAGAGCAAAGAGTATACTCAAGGTAAGAGTGAAGTTCAGTGGTTAGAAAAACTGTATAACAAATCAAAAGATGCGAATGTTGGTAAATGGGATATGCCTGACTTCCATGAATTCTGGAAAGAAGGTTACTTCCACTTTGGTGACGGTGAAAACTGGACGCGTCATGCCGATTTCCGTGAAGATCCTGAAGTTAATGCACTGGGTACACCATCTGGTTTCATTGAAATTTACAGCCGTAAGATTGCGCGTTTTGGTTATGAGCACTGTAAAGGTCACCCTATGTGGTTCGAAAAAACAGAACGTTCACATGGTGGTCCAAAATCAGCTAAATTCCCTGTATGGATGCAGTCTTGTCACCCGAACAAACGCCTGCATTCACAAATGTGTGAATCAGAAAAATTCCGTGCTACTTACACCGTTCAAGGTCGTGAACCAGTTTATATGAACTCTGCAGACGCGAAGATACGTGGCATTAAAGATGGCGACATCGTACGTGTATTCAATGACCGTGGTCAGTTGTTAGCGGGTGCGGTAGTTGATGATAACTACCCTGTGAATGTTATTCGTATTGAAGAGGGTGCTTGGTATGGTCCTGAAGATGAAAGCATAGGTTCACTTTGTACTTATGGCGATCCAAATAACCTAACATTGGATATCGGTTCTTCAGAACTTGCTCAAGCTACATCGGCAAATACGTGTCAGGTTGAGTTTGAGAAGTTTAAGGGGAAAGCACCGGCAGTTAATTCGTTCGGTGGACCAATCGAAGTGGTTTAA
- a CDS encoding putative exported protein produces the protein MPVIFPLLVISMALTATILKAKVSIVDLDNHVYLNDIPLTLAQHPSENDNRLMLRLLAWMLNVDAEARLSFTKGLGEDEEPDIWFKSDIDVIEHWIDLGQPSDKRLKKASNQSEKATIYTYGDRSAALWFKKIKYSADNLSIQFINDETAELMAQLYSRNMELQLMIQDGDIQVLSGETSIAIKPEVWC, from the coding sequence ATGCCTGTCATATTCCCTTTATTAGTGATTTCCATGGCATTAACAGCAACAATTTTAAAAGCAAAAGTATCAATCGTTGATCTTGATAATCATGTTTATCTTAATGATATTCCCCTGACGCTGGCTCAGCACCCATCTGAGAACGATAACCGTCTGATGTTACGTCTACTTGCTTGGATGCTAAATGTTGATGCTGAAGCACGTTTAAGTTTTACTAAAGGCTTAGGCGAAGATGAAGAACCAGATATCTGGTTTAAATCTGATATTGATGTGATTGAACATTGGATTGATTTAGGTCAGCCATCAGACAAACGTCTTAAAAAAGCGAGTAATCAATCTGAGAAAGCGACTATCTATACTTATGGTGACCGTAGTGCGGCATTGTGGTTTAAGAAGATAAAATACAGTGCAGATAACTTATCAATTCAATTCATTAATGATGAAACGGCAGAGCTGATGGCACAGCTATATAGTCGTAATATGGAATTGCAATTGATGATCCAAGATGGTGATATTCAAGTGCTATCTGGCGAGACAAGTATTGCGATTAAACCTGAGGTTTGGTGTTAA
- a CDS encoding membrane protein codes for MAGLSLIALLDDIASVLDDVALMTKVAAKKTAGVLGDDLALNAQQVSGVSADRELPVVWKVAKGSFKNKAILVPAALLISAVAPWLITPLLLIGGLFLCFEGAEKLHHAKSTSAHEDNSDDDVLAGLSVEEFEDKKVKGAIRTDFILSAEIIVIALGTVQIQSLTTQLTVVSLIAVLMTVGVYGLVGTIVKMDDVGLYLVNNSQAKSIKHYLGNGLLTFAPKLMRSLAVIGTIAMFLVGGSIVIHSIPGSHNIIHILLAMLPDAFAHNAIVTGVIPVLIDGLMGLLAGFIVLMVVTGIQKLRN; via the coding sequence ATGGCAGGATTAAGTTTAATCGCCCTACTCGATGATATTGCATCGGTACTGGATGATGTGGCACTGATGACTAAAGTCGCCGCAAAGAAGACGGCTGGCGTATTAGGTGATGATCTCGCACTTAATGCTCAGCAAGTGTCAGGTGTGAGTGCTGACCGTGAACTCCCTGTTGTTTGGAAAGTGGCTAAGGGTTCTTTTAAGAACAAAGCGATCTTAGTGCCAGCAGCCCTACTCATCAGCGCTGTAGCACCTTGGTTAATTACCCCATTATTACTTATCGGTGGCTTGTTTTTATGCTTTGAAGGTGCCGAGAAACTCCATCATGCTAAATCCACATCCGCTCATGAAGATAACAGCGATGATGATGTATTAGCGGGACTATCAGTTGAAGAATTTGAAGATAAAAAAGTCAAAGGCGCAATTAGAACAGACTTCATTTTATCTGCCGAGATTATTGTTATTGCCTTGGGCACAGTACAAATACAATCCTTAACAACCCAATTAACCGTGGTAAGTTTAATCGCCGTATTAATGACAGTCGGGGTTTATGGCCTTGTTGGCACGATCGTCAAAATGGATGATGTCGGTTTATATCTCGTTAATAACAGCCAAGCAAAAAGTATCAAACACTACCTCGGTAATGGGCTACTGACTTTCGCGCCAAAACTAATGCGTTCATTAGCCGTGATCGGGACAATTGCAATGTTTCTTGTTGGCGGCAGTATTGTCATTCACAGTATTCCAGGCTCTCACAATATTATCCATATACTACTGGCGATGTTACCTGATGCATTCGCGCATAATGCTATTGTGACCGGAGTGATACCTGTGTTGATTGATGGCTTAATGGGATTACTGGCAGGATTCATTGTGCTAATGGTGGTGACTGGCATACAAAAACTAAGAAACTAA
- a CDS encoding ATP-dependent RNA helicase — protein MRFQDFGIDPRLISSIEHLGFEQATEVQEAAIPLILGGCDIMATSQTGSGKTIAYGLPILQRMLKQRRFEHRAVRAVILAPTRELAIQVHANMKHLGMSLDYQIQLIIGRESFQHQEKLLRKNPEVLIATPGRLLDHIREKTITLEHLEFLVLDEADRMLDMGFRDDVSAISNSAPNVKRQTMLFSATLEHVDVANICNQVLRAPERIEINRSNDQHEKIEQRLFFSDNLTHKEEQLVHLAKTEDYRQLLIFTATKLDTERLAKLLVENDINATSIHGDMLQNQRKRTLEDFRRGRVEVLVATDVAARGLDIRTLSHVINFDLPINPEDFIHRTGRTGRAGATGIAISLVSPKDWTSFGKIQSYLKVKLPCTMLEGFEAKFKGFKPKPAKKRLPESNKGRPTKLARKGDKNAPTHKQNTAPKQDKKQAMRDSMASAVDGGFAPMKRKPRAEIIDDGHEED, from the coding sequence TTGCGCTTTCAAGATTTCGGTATCGACCCACGTTTAATCAGTTCAATCGAGCATTTAGGATTTGAACAAGCAACAGAGGTGCAGGAAGCAGCTATTCCACTTATTTTAGGTGGCTGTGACATCATGGCTACATCGCAGACAGGTAGTGGTAAAACCATTGCTTATGGCCTGCCAATATTACAACGTATGTTAAAGCAACGTCGTTTCGAGCACCGCGCTGTACGAGCAGTGATCTTAGCGCCAACGCGTGAGCTTGCGATTCAAGTACATGCAAACATGAAACACTTGGGAATGAGTCTAGATTATCAAATCCAATTGATTATTGGTCGTGAATCTTTCCAGCACCAAGAAAAGCTATTACGTAAAAATCCAGAAGTATTAATTGCGACACCAGGTCGTTTACTTGATCATATCCGTGAAAAAACAATTACGCTTGAGCACTTAGAATTCTTAGTGCTGGATGAAGCTGACCGAATGTTAGACATGGGTTTCCGTGATGACGTATCAGCTATTTCAAACAGCGCGCCAAATGTAAAACGTCAAACGATGTTATTCTCTGCAACGCTAGAGCACGTTGATGTTGCTAATATTTGTAACCAAGTATTACGTGCACCAGAACGTATCGAGATTAACCGCTCGAACGATCAACACGAGAAAATTGAGCAACGCCTATTTTTCTCTGACAACCTGACGCACAAAGAAGAACAATTAGTACATCTTGCTAAAACTGAAGACTATCGCCAACTACTTATCTTCACAGCAACAAAGTTAGATACAGAACGTCTAGCAAAACTATTAGTTGAGAATGATATCAATGCCACTTCAATTCACGGTGACATGTTACAAAATCAACGTAAGCGTACGTTAGAAGATTTCCGTCGTGGACGTGTTGAGGTATTAGTTGCAACAGACGTTGCCGCGCGTGGTCTTGATATTCGCACATTAAGCCATGTTATCAACTTCGACTTACCAATTAACCCTGAAGACTTTATCCACCGTACTGGTCGTACAGGTCGTGCAGGCGCAACAGGTATTGCAATCTCTTTAGTAAGCCCGAAAGACTGGACTTCATTTGGCAAGATCCAAAGTTACTTAAAAGTTAAACTACCTTGCACTATGTTGGAAGGTTTTGAAGCTAAGTTTAAAGGCTTTAAACCAAAACCGGCGAAAAAACGTTTACCAGAAAGTAATAAAGGGCGTCCAACTAAACTCGCTCGTAAAGGTGATAAAAACGCACCGACACACAAGCAGAATACAGCTCCTAAGCAAGATAAAAAACAAGCGATGCGTGATTCAATGGCAAGTGCCGTGGATGGCGGTTTCGCACCGATGAAGAGAAAGCCAAGAGCTGAAATCATCGATGATGGTCACGAAGAAGATTAA
- a CDS encoding response regulator: MHDMRDIKVDSSKVILQYSLYSRIRTLLLVMLALVIAGIFIAIEVTIQQASPLLIDVFTTLKINLLLTILPLLLISLVISKLVLDKLVFKPFEKLQQKCHDAIADKDNHHEPFSSPYIELDGLVNLLNDQIETMTEPRVNKILLAQSKQQFVESLSNDIRTPMNSILGTAELLCEMPQNIKSAEYLKLMKHSANHMQMVLNDVTDYSRIESGNLELGKVRFDLLEILDQVYTSLRPFVHNNLRVRFSLNYSDDLHRFYIGDPVRLQQVLVNLVANALKFTDRGFVELKVNCSKIDDTNEEGVVADIVFTISDTGIGIPVTKLAHLFDNEQLPYNHKSNDLPSGGLSLAICSRLINLMQGRLQVESKLGEGAQFKINLRLPHAYQLRRQHIIGSSDLALDKLAGLKVLLIEDNKMNQIVFQQALTQLHMQVFTANTGLEGLDLIQKYTFDIIYMQIPGPDGIATTKMVRAGTSDNSKTPIIALIEDAFKFDLVTCKHIKMDGYINKPISKQALIDETVRVLGFEIPVTDVVLPINKECKVSLEE, from the coding sequence ATGCATGATATGCGGGATATCAAGGTCGATTCAAGTAAAGTCATTTTACAATATTCGTTATACAGTAGAATAAGAACATTATTGTTAGTGATGTTGGCGTTGGTTATCGCGGGAATTTTTATTGCTATTGAGGTTACTATTCAACAAGCTAGCCCATTACTTATCGATGTATTTACTACCTTAAAAATAAACCTTTTATTAACCATATTACCGCTATTATTAATCTCGCTTGTTATTTCAAAATTAGTGTTAGATAAATTAGTCTTCAAGCCATTTGAGAAACTACAACAAAAGTGCCATGACGCGATTGCGGATAAAGATAATCATCATGAGCCATTTAGCTCTCCTTATATAGAATTGGATGGGTTAGTTAATTTATTGAATGATCAGATAGAGACAATGACCGAACCTCGAGTGAATAAAATACTGTTAGCACAATCTAAGCAGCAATTTGTCGAGAGTTTAAGTAATGATATTCGAACACCAATGAATAGTATTCTTGGTACTGCTGAGTTACTTTGTGAAATGCCACAAAATATTAAATCCGCAGAATATTTGAAGTTAATGAAGCACTCAGCTAATCACATGCAGATGGTACTGAACGATGTTACTGATTATTCAAGAATAGAATCGGGTAATTTAGAACTTGGTAAAGTGCGTTTTGATTTGTTAGAAATACTCGATCAAGTTTACACTTCCCTACGTCCGTTTGTGCATAACAATTTACGCGTACGCTTTAGCCTGAATTATAGTGATGATCTGCATCGGTTTTATATTGGAGACCCGGTTCGGTTACAACAAGTGCTGGTCAACTTGGTTGCGAATGCGTTGAAGTTTACCGACAGAGGCTTTGTTGAACTTAAAGTCAATTGCAGCAAGATTGATGACACGAATGAAGAAGGGGTTGTAGCAGATATTGTTTTTACGATTAGCGATACTGGGATTGGTATTCCAGTGACTAAACTCGCGCATTTGTTTGATAACGAGCAGCTACCTTATAATCATAAATCCAATGATTTACCGAGTGGTGGCTTAAGCTTAGCGATTTGTTCACGGTTAATTAACTTAATGCAAGGCCGTCTACAAGTAGAAAGTAAATTAGGCGAAGGTGCACAATTTAAGATTAATTTAAGATTGCCTCATGCTTATCAATTACGCAGACAGCATATTATTGGTAGTAGTGATTTAGCATTAGATAAATTAGCAGGGTTAAAAGTATTATTGATCGAAGATAATAAAATGAATCAAATTGTTTTTCAGCAGGCATTGACGCAATTGCACATGCAAGTGTTTACTGCTAATACCGGTTTAGAAGGTCTTGATCTAATCCAAAAATACACCTTCGATATTATTTATATGCAGATCCCGGGTCCAGATGGTATTGCAACGACCAAGATGGTTAGAGCAGGTACGAGCGATAATAGTAAAACGCCCATTATAGCGCTAATAGAGGATGCATTTAAATTTGACTTGGTGACCTGTAAGCATATAAAAATGGACGGTTATATTAATAAACCGATATCCAAGCAAGCCTTAATTGACGAAACGGTACGCGTGCTAGGTTTTGAAATACCCGTTACAGACGTGGTCCTACCGATTAATAAAGAGTGTAAAGTCAGCTTAGAAGAGTAG
- a CDS encoding membrane protein: MEFSTTIITSTIIITVCAILHLYGAYQDRKWLFYLFKPVTTLAITALCWSLAPVINDYVWLILLGLLLSTLGDIFLMLPKDRFIPGLLSFLVAHVVYIIAFSINFELTYTWSLALSLMVIAVTYLGILWPSLAEMKAPVLVYMSIIVIMAWVSGERYFNLDSTASFYAFIGAIVFLFSDATLAFDRFKKQFRSAYAVIIVSYYLAQYFIALSVI; this comes from the coding sequence ATGGAATTTTCAACGACGATTATCACCAGTACTATTATTATCACTGTGTGTGCAATATTGCACTTGTATGGTGCCTACCAAGACAGAAAGTGGTTATTTTATCTGTTTAAGCCCGTGACTACGCTGGCGATTACCGCTCTGTGCTGGTCTCTTGCTCCTGTTATTAATGATTATGTTTGGCTGATTTTACTTGGTTTGTTGCTCTCAACCTTGGGTGATATTTTCCTTATGTTACCCAAGGACCGATTTATCCCCGGTTTATTGAGTTTTTTAGTCGCTCATGTCGTTTATATCATTGCTTTTTCAATCAATTTTGAGCTGACTTATACTTGGTCGCTTGCTTTATCGTTAATGGTAATTGCAGTGACGTATTTGGGCATACTATGGCCATCACTAGCGGAAATGAAAGCGCCTGTGTTGGTTTATATGAGTATCATCGTAATAATGGCTTGGGTCAGTGGCGAGCGTTACTTTAATTTGGATAGCACAGCCAGCTTTTATGCGTTTATTGGTGCGATAGTGTTTTTGTTTTCAGATGCGACACTGGCATTCGATCGATTTAAAAAACAGTTCCGTAGTGCTTATGCGGTTATTATTGTAAGCTACTATCTTGCTCAGTATTTTATTGCGCTTTCAGTTATATGA